A region from the Variovorax sp. RKNM96 genome encodes:
- a CDS encoding electron transfer flavoprotein subunit alpha/FixB family protein: MTALVIAEHDHASIKPATLNTVTAALACGGEVHVLVAGANAAEAAKAAAQIAGVTKVIAADSPSLAENLAENVAAQVLAIAANYSHILFPSTANGKNVAPRVAAKLDVAQISDITKVDSPDIFERPIYAGNAIATVQSSDATKVITVRTTGFDAAAATGGSATVETAEGVADSGKSSFVGREVTKSERPELTAAKIIVSGGRALGSAEKFTEVMAPLADKLNAGLGASRAAVDAGYAPNDWQVGQTGKIVAPQLYIAAGISGAIQHLAGMKDSKVIVAINKDEEAPIFSVADYGLVADLFVAVPELVKAL, from the coding sequence ATGACCGCACTTGTTATTGCCGAACACGACCACGCCAGCATCAAGCCGGCCACCCTCAACACCGTGACCGCAGCCCTCGCTTGCGGCGGTGAAGTTCATGTGCTGGTGGCGGGTGCCAATGCCGCTGAAGCCGCGAAGGCTGCTGCCCAGATCGCAGGCGTGACCAAGGTCATCGCCGCCGACAGCCCCAGCCTGGCTGAGAACCTCGCTGAAAACGTGGCTGCTCAAGTCCTCGCGATCGCGGCCAACTACAGCCACATCCTGTTCCCCTCGACCGCCAACGGCAAGAACGTCGCCCCGCGCGTGGCCGCCAAGCTCGATGTGGCGCAGATCAGCGACATCACCAAGGTGGACAGCCCGGACATCTTCGAGCGCCCAATCTACGCCGGCAACGCGATCGCCACCGTGCAGAGCAGCGACGCCACCAAGGTGATCACGGTGCGCACGACCGGCTTCGACGCCGCAGCGGCAACGGGTGGCAGCGCAACGGTCGAAACCGCCGAAGGCGTCGCAGACAGCGGCAAGAGCAGCTTCGTCGGCCGCGAAGTCACCAAGAGCGAACGCCCCGAACTGACGGCCGCCAAGATCATCGTCTCGGGTGGCCGCGCCTTGGGCAGCGCCGAGAAGTTCACCGAAGTGATGGCCCCGCTGGCCGACAAGCTCAACGCGGGCCTGGGCGCCAGCCGCGCCGCCGTCGATGCGGGCTACGCACCGAACGACTGGCAAGTGGGCCAGACCGGCAAGATCGTGGCGCCGCAGCTGTACATCGCAGCGGGCATCTCGGGTGCGATCCAGCATCTGGCCGGCATGAAGGACTCCAAGGTGATCGTGGCGATCAACAAGGACGAAGAGGCCCCGATCTTCTCGGTGGCTGACTACGGCCTTGTGGCCGACCTGTTCGTGGCCGTGCCCGAGCTGGTGAAGGCGCTCTGA
- a CDS encoding acyl-CoA dehydrogenase → MSYTAPLKDMLFDIEHLANIGEIAKLPGFEDAGLETAQAVLEECARFNQDVVAPLNIEGDRNPSSFKGGEVTTTPGFKDAFAQYVSGGWQGLQHPADFGGQGLPKTIGAACGEMLNSANMSFALCPLLSDGAIEALLTAGSDELKAVYLEKLVSGQWTGTMNLTEPQAGSDLAMVRSRAEPQPDGTYKVFGTKIFITYGEHDMAENIVHLVLARVTGAPEGVKGISLFVVPKFMVGKDGALGERNDVHCVSIEHKMGIKASPTAVLQYGDHGGAVGYLVGQENRGLEYMFIMMNSARYAVGMQGIAIAERAYQHAVAYAKDRVQSRPVDGSINASAPIIHHPDVKRMLMTMRAYTEGCRAMASVAAAAYDAAHHHPDADARKQNQAFYEFMVPLVKGYSTEMSLEVTSLGVQVHGGMGFIEETGAAQYYRDAKILTIYEGTTAIQANDLVGRKTARDGGQTAKAIAAQIEKTEAELAKSDSAAAASVRKRLKAAREAFIEVVDFVAGQTKASPNAVFSGSVPYLMLAGNLVAGWQLARSLIIAEDLASRSFDTDFMLAKIATARFYAEHILNKAPGIRDSIVDGAESVTALALDAF, encoded by the coding sequence ATGAGCTACACCGCCCCCCTCAAGGACATGCTGTTCGACATCGAGCACCTGGCCAACATCGGCGAGATCGCCAAGCTGCCGGGCTTCGAAGACGCCGGCCTCGAAACTGCGCAGGCCGTGCTCGAGGAATGCGCGCGCTTCAACCAGGACGTGGTCGCGCCGCTGAACATCGAAGGCGACCGCAATCCTTCGTCGTTCAAGGGCGGTGAAGTCACCACCACGCCGGGCTTCAAGGACGCCTTCGCGCAGTACGTCTCGGGTGGCTGGCAAGGTCTTCAGCATCCGGCGGACTTCGGTGGACAGGGCCTGCCCAAGACCATCGGCGCGGCCTGCGGCGAGATGCTCAACTCGGCCAACATGAGCTTTGCGCTGTGCCCGCTCCTGAGCGACGGCGCCATCGAGGCACTGCTTACGGCCGGCTCCGACGAGCTCAAGGCCGTGTACCTCGAGAAGCTCGTGAGCGGCCAGTGGACCGGCACGATGAACCTCACCGAGCCGCAAGCCGGCAGCGACCTGGCCATGGTGCGCAGCCGTGCCGAACCGCAGCCCGATGGCACCTACAAGGTGTTCGGCACCAAGATCTTCATCACCTATGGTGAGCACGACATGGCCGAGAACATCGTGCACCTCGTGCTGGCCCGTGTGACCGGCGCGCCCGAAGGCGTGAAGGGCATCAGCCTGTTCGTGGTGCCCAAGTTCATGGTCGGCAAGGACGGCGCGCTCGGCGAGCGCAACGACGTTCACTGCGTGAGCATCGAGCACAAGATGGGCATCAAGGCCTCGCCGACCGCCGTGCTGCAGTACGGCGACCATGGCGGTGCCGTCGGCTACCTCGTCGGCCAGGAGAACCGCGGCCTCGAGTACATGTTCATCATGATGAACTCGGCCCGCTACGCCGTGGGCATGCAGGGCATTGCGATCGCGGAGCGTGCCTACCAGCACGCCGTGGCCTACGCGAAAGACCGCGTGCAGAGCCGTCCGGTCGATGGCTCGATCAACGCGAGCGCGCCGATCATTCACCACCCTGACGTCAAGCGCATGCTGATGACGATGCGCGCCTACACCGAAGGCTGCCGTGCGATGGCCTCGGTGGCCGCCGCCGCCTACGACGCCGCGCACCACCACCCCGATGCCGACGCGCGCAAGCAGAACCAGGCCTTCTACGAATTCATGGTGCCGCTGGTCAAGGGCTACAGCACCGAGATGAGCCTCGAAGTGACTTCGCTCGGTGTGCAGGTGCACGGCGGCATGGGCTTCATCGAGGAGACGGGCGCCGCGCAGTACTACCGCGACGCCAAGATCCTCACTATCTACGAAGGCACCACCGCGATCCAGGCCAACGACCTCGTGGGCCGCAAGACCGCACGTGATGGCGGCCAGACCGCCAAGGCCATCGCCGCGCAAATCGAGAAGACCGAGGCCGAACTCGCCAAGAGCGACAGCGCCGCAGCCGCGTCCGTGCGCAAGCGCCTGAAGGCCGCGCGCGAAGCCTTCATCGAAGTCGTCGATTTCGTCGCAGGACAGACCAAGGCCTCGCCCAACGCGGTGTTCTCGGGCAGCGTGCCGTACCTCATGCTCGCGGGCAACCTCGTGGCTGGCTGGCAGCTGGCACGCTCGCTGATCATTGCAGAAGACCTCGCCTCGCGCAGCTTCGACACCGACTTCATGCTCGCCAAGATCGCCACCGCGCGCTTCTATGCCGAGCACATCCTGAACAAGGCGCCGGGCATCCGCGACAGCATCGTGGACGGCGCCGAGAGCGTCACGGCGCTGGCGCTCGACGCGTTCTGA
- a CDS encoding nitronate monooxygenase family protein, with product MSKLPPVLANLPLPIIGSPLFIISNPKLVIAQCKAGVVGSMPALNARPAAQLEEWLIEITEELAAYNKANPDKPAAPFAINQIVHKSNDRLDHDMEMVVKYKVPIVITSLGARTDVNDAVHSYGGVTLHDIINNKFAQKAIEKGADGIIAVAAGAGGHAGVKSPFALVQEIRQWFDGPIALSGSIATGGAVLAAQAMGADFAYIGTAFIATEEARASDDYKQAIVDGNSDDIVYSSLFTGVHGNYLAPSIVKAGMDPANLPEGDVKTMNFGGGEGSKAKAWKDIWGSGQGIGAVTEVASAAAFIEKLKREYQEARQRLAL from the coding sequence ATGTCCAAGCTGCCCCCCGTCCTCGCGAACCTGCCGCTGCCGATCATCGGCTCGCCGCTGTTCATCATCAGCAACCCCAAGCTCGTGATCGCGCAATGCAAGGCCGGCGTGGTTGGCTCGATGCCCGCGCTCAACGCGCGTCCTGCGGCGCAATTGGAAGAGTGGCTGATCGAGATCACCGAAGAGCTCGCGGCCTACAACAAGGCCAATCCCGACAAGCCCGCCGCGCCGTTCGCCATCAACCAGATCGTGCACAAGAGCAACGACCGCCTCGACCACGACATGGAGATGGTCGTGAAGTACAAGGTGCCGATCGTCATCACCTCGCTGGGCGCGCGCACCGACGTGAACGACGCGGTGCACAGCTATGGTGGCGTGACGCTGCACGACATCATCAACAACAAGTTCGCGCAAAAGGCGATCGAGAAGGGCGCCGACGGCATCATCGCCGTGGCGGCCGGTGCGGGCGGCCATGCGGGTGTGAAGAGTCCGTTCGCGCTGGTGCAGGAAATCCGCCAGTGGTTCGACGGCCCGATCGCGCTGTCGGGCTCCATCGCCACCGGTGGCGCGGTGCTCGCGGCGCAGGCCATGGGCGCCGACTTCGCCTACATCGGCACCGCCTTCATCGCCACCGAAGAAGCGCGCGCGAGCGACGACTACAAGCAGGCCATCGTCGATGGCAACTCGGACGACATCGTCTACTCCAGCCTCTTCACCGGCGTGCACGGCAACTACCTTGCGCCGAGCATCGTCAAGGCCGGCATGGATCCGGCCAACCTGCCCGAAGGCGACGTGAAGACCATGAATTTCGGCGGCGGCGAGGGCAGCAAGGCCAAGGCCTGGAAAGACATCTGGGGCTCGGGCCAGGGCATCGGCGCCGTGACCGAAGTGGCCAGCGCCGCGGCCTTCATCGAAAAGCTCAAGCGCGAATACCAGGAAGCAAGGCAGCGTCTGGCGCTTTGA
- a CDS encoding acyltransferase, whose protein sequence is MASATAPSSPGRMPLLDVAKGIACAVIVGHHLSRYGPMPAGAYGLAPDFFGWLADDGRLAVQVFLVIAGFLAAASLAPDGPLRVDRPIARILQRYGRLVMPYLAALTVCVLVAALVRPWLDEDVVPASPSIGQLFAHGLLLQDLLGYESLSTGVWYVAIDFQLFALALMLVGLPAMLSSSAPAVVNPSSRWMPVLLVLALAVTSLVLFNRNAALDDTALYFFGAYGLGMLVFWIGRATRASTWQGAVALLMLVGAGALAIEWRSRIATALVTALLIALAQHWHWLSPAKWPAAAVPLQRLGRMSYSLFLIHFPVLLAMNALVANLAPHGPWVDLLGMVVTFGLSVAAAALLYRWVEARPASWRGVFTLFAALLVSGIVVSH, encoded by the coding sequence ATGGCTTCCGCCACGGCGCCCTCTTCACCGGGGCGCATGCCGTTGCTCGATGTGGCAAAGGGCATTGCGTGCGCGGTGATCGTCGGGCATCACCTGTCGCGCTACGGGCCGATGCCCGCAGGCGCCTACGGACTCGCGCCCGATTTCTTCGGCTGGCTGGCGGACGACGGCCGGCTCGCGGTGCAGGTGTTCCTCGTGATCGCGGGGTTTCTCGCGGCAGCGAGCCTTGCGCCGGACGGCCCGTTGCGCGTCGATCGGCCCATCGCGCGCATCCTGCAGCGTTATGGACGGCTGGTGATGCCGTACCTGGCTGCACTCACTGTCTGCGTGCTCGTGGCTGCGCTGGTGCGGCCGTGGCTCGATGAAGACGTGGTGCCGGCGTCGCCGAGCATCGGACAGTTGTTCGCGCATGGGCTGCTGCTGCAGGACCTGCTGGGCTACGAGTCGCTGTCCACCGGCGTCTGGTATGTGGCCATCGACTTCCAGCTCTTCGCGCTCGCGCTGATGCTCGTCGGCCTTCCGGCCATGTTGAGCTCATCCGCACCGGCCGTCGTGAATCCGTCGTCGCGGTGGATGCCCGTGCTGCTGGTGCTCGCGCTGGCTGTGACCTCGCTGGTGCTCTTCAATCGCAACGCCGCCCTGGACGACACCGCGCTGTATTTCTTCGGCGCCTACGGGCTCGGCATGCTGGTGTTCTGGATCGGCCGCGCCACGCGGGCCAGCACCTGGCAGGGCGCGGTGGCGCTGCTGATGCTGGTCGGGGCGGGGGCGCTGGCCATCGAATGGCGCAGCCGCATCGCGACGGCGCTGGTGACGGCGCTGCTGATCGCGCTCGCACAGCATTGGCATTGGCTATCGCCCGCCAAGTGGCCGGCAGCGGCGGTGCCGCTACAGCGCCTGGGGCGCATGTCGTATTCGCTCTTCCTGATTCACTTTCCGGTGCTCCTGGCGATGAATGCGCTCGTCGCAAACCTCGCGCCGCACGGGCCGTGGGTCGACCTGCTGGGCATGGTGGTGACCTTCGGCCTTTCGGTTGCTGCGGCGGCGCTGCTGTACCGCTGGGTGGAGGCGCGACCGGCATCGTGGCGCGGCGTGTTCACGCTGTTCGCGGCGCTGCTGGTCAGCGGGATAGTCGTTTCGCACTAA
- the cydD gene encoding thiol reductant ABC exporter subunit CydD, translating into MTQHSPPSRTPLQAFASPDVGSVVQGAAALFWIPQAALLAIAVQGLAAGQGLAAVQLPALGILLLGLLRAVCEAWGARRTFTRARAQLTALRAQAAAALASGSPLDRSRAASGQAASILAEQAEALVPYLVRYQPARWRVMVVPVLIVLVVASLSWIAALVLLVAAPLIPLFMAIVGWRAKAASEAQMVEMGGMNAFLLDRLRGLATLRALGAVDATAVRLGEAAQSLRQRTMAVLRIAFLSSALLELFSALGVAMVAAYVGFHLLGTLGFGAWGRQLSLGEGLFVLLLAPAFFEPLRELSAVWHDRAAGEAALQSLEQLQRSELPLPGANTPVRTATGATGAAPVVAIHGLRFAWPGEQALFDGYDLRVAAGEHVAITGASGSGKTALLSLLAGLLSATGGEISIGGVPLSDRTVSALRQRMAWMGQKPHVFAASIEANVALGHADIDTPQVMTAMRFASLDTVAQAHPTVALGEGGSGLSGGEAVRLALARIAVHAHADLLLVDEPTAHLDTETAERVADALVTLAKGKTLIVATHDPVLAARMHRVISLDAEAMERAA; encoded by the coding sequence ATGACCCAGCACTCGCCCCCCTCACGAACGCCGTTGCAGGCATTTGCGTCGCCTGACGTCGGCAGCGTGGTGCAGGGCGCTGCCGCGCTGTTCTGGATTCCGCAGGCGGCGTTGCTCGCGATCGCGGTGCAGGGGCTCGCCGCGGGACAGGGCCTGGCGGCGGTGCAGCTTCCGGCGCTCGGCATCCTGTTGCTCGGATTGCTGCGCGCGGTTTGCGAGGCCTGGGGCGCGCGCCGGACCTTCACCCGAGCAAGAGCACAGCTGACGGCGCTGCGTGCGCAGGCAGCTGCAGCACTCGCGAGCGGATCGCCACTTGACCGCAGCCGCGCCGCTTCCGGCCAAGCGGCCAGCATCCTCGCAGAGCAGGCCGAGGCGCTGGTGCCGTACCTCGTGCGCTACCAGCCGGCGCGCTGGCGCGTGATGGTGGTGCCCGTTCTCATCGTTCTCGTGGTGGCGAGCCTTTCCTGGATCGCTGCGCTGGTGCTCCTGGTCGCAGCCCCGCTGATCCCGCTTTTCATGGCCATCGTCGGCTGGCGCGCCAAGGCGGCGAGCGAGGCGCAGATGGTCGAGATGGGCGGCATGAATGCCTTCCTGCTCGACCGCCTGCGGGGCCTGGCCACGCTGCGCGCGCTCGGTGCGGTGGATGCGACCGCGGTGCGTCTGGGCGAGGCTGCGCAATCGCTGCGCCAGCGGACCATGGCGGTGCTCCGCATCGCATTCCTCTCGTCGGCATTGCTGGAGTTGTTCTCGGCGCTCGGCGTCGCAATGGTGGCGGCGTACGTGGGCTTCCACCTGCTGGGCACGCTGGGCTTCGGCGCCTGGGGCCGGCAGTTGAGCCTCGGTGAAGGCCTGTTCGTGCTGTTGCTCGCGCCGGCTTTCTTCGAGCCGCTGCGGGAGCTCTCGGCTGTCTGGCACGACCGCGCGGCGGGCGAGGCGGCACTGCAGTCGCTCGAACAGCTTCAGCGCAGCGAGTTGCCGCTGCCCGGCGCGAATACACCGGTGCGCACGGCAACCGGAGCCACTGGCGCCGCGCCCGTCGTCGCGATCCACGGCCTGCGCTTTGCCTGGCCCGGCGAGCAAGCACTGTTCGACGGCTACGACCTTCGCGTCGCGGCCGGTGAGCACGTCGCGATCACCGGCGCGAGTGGCTCGGGCAAGACGGCCTTGCTGTCGCTCCTCGCCGGACTGCTGTCTGCGACCGGCGGAGAAATCTCCATCGGCGGCGTGCCGCTGTCCGACCGCACCGTGAGTGCCCTTCGGCAGCGCATGGCATGGATGGGCCAGAAGCCGCACGTGTTCGCCGCCTCGATCGAGGCCAACGTGGCGCTCGGCCACGCAGACATCGACACGCCACAGGTCATGACTGCCATGCGCTTCGCATCGCTCGACACCGTGGCACAGGCCCATCCCACCGTGGCGCTGGGCGAGGGCGGCAGCGGCCTGTCGGGCGGGGAAGCGGTGCGGCTCGCGCTGGCACGCATCGCCGTCCACGCGCATGCCGACCTGTTGCTGGTCGACGAGCCCACCGCGCACCTCGACACGGAAACCGCCGAGCGCGTGGCCGACGCACTGGTCACGCTGGCCAAGGGCAAGACGCTGATCGTCGCGACGCACGATCCCGTGCTGGCGGCGCGCATGCACCGGGTGATCAGCCTCGACGCAGAAGCGATGGAGCGCGCGGCATGA
- the cydC gene encoding thiol reductant ABC exporter subunit CydC → MTPSANNWRDLRLVLRPFLASQPRPLLWGGLLAAVTVLAGMALLGLSGWFITATALAGLHAATAFTFDVFAPSAGIRLLALGRTASRYGERLVTHDATFAVLASLRVRLFRGWARPEAARALLMRPARLLFRLTADIDALESLYLRLLVPAAAALGAALLAGVVLGFMDVGMGVALMLWLVAVGWGISLFVARRARRPAVQRAHAIEALRARVVDLVAGQTDLVMAGRIDAQREALMNADRHLAKADLALNRLETAAGVAYGSAGTLTLVGVLLAVGVLVGEGAIGAPAAALALLVALTATEPFAALRQGALDAGRTWLAVRRLAPRMTIEDEKLAASNEEPSAALRLSHVALAHPGSSIHVLNDVSLTVAPGERVALIGPSGAGKSTLLSALAGELTPQSGSVSARPTCLLTQRTELFQDSLRDNLRLANPEATDEQLWSALHAAGLEDDIRTFKTGLDTRLGEGGLGLSGGQSRRLALARLLLRPVPLWLLDEPTEALDAAVAHDVLQRLARHADGRTLVIATHLRREAALADRLVCMQQGRIVDDLRRGSAAFDTALRTLRPD, encoded by the coding sequence ATGACCCCCTCCGCGAACAACTGGCGCGACCTGCGCCTCGTGCTGCGCCCTTTCCTCGCATCACAGCCGCGCCCCTTGCTCTGGGGCGGCCTGCTCGCTGCCGTCACGGTGCTCGCGGGCATGGCGCTGCTGGGCCTCTCAGGCTGGTTCATCACCGCGACCGCGCTGGCCGGCCTGCACGCGGCGACCGCATTCACCTTCGACGTGTTCGCGCCCTCGGCCGGCATCCGCCTGCTGGCGCTCGGCCGTACCGCATCACGTTATGGCGAGCGGCTCGTCACGCACGATGCGACCTTCGCCGTGCTCGCCTCGCTGCGTGTTCGGCTGTTTCGCGGCTGGGCGCGCCCCGAAGCGGCGCGCGCGTTGCTGATGCGCCCGGCGCGCCTGCTGTTCCGCCTCACGGCCGATATCGACGCGCTCGAATCGCTGTACCTGCGTCTGCTTGTGCCTGCGGCTGCGGCGTTGGGCGCTGCGCTGCTGGCCGGCGTGGTGCTGGGCTTCATGGACGTCGGCATGGGCGTGGCGTTGATGCTCTGGCTCGTCGCCGTCGGCTGGGGCATTTCGCTCTTCGTCGCGCGGCGCGCACGGCGGCCTGCGGTGCAGCGTGCCCATGCCATCGAGGCGTTGCGCGCCCGCGTGGTCGATCTGGTGGCCGGGCAGACCGATCTCGTCATGGCAGGGCGCATCGACGCGCAGCGCGAAGCGCTCATGAACGCCGACCGGCATCTCGCCAAGGCCGACCTCGCGCTGAACCGCCTCGAAACCGCAGCCGGTGTCGCCTACGGCAGTGCGGGCACGTTGACCCTCGTCGGCGTCTTGCTCGCAGTGGGTGTGCTGGTGGGCGAGGGTGCGATCGGCGCGCCCGCGGCCGCGCTGGCATTGCTCGTGGCACTCACGGCGACCGAGCCTTTTGCGGCCTTGCGCCAGGGCGCTCTCGACGCGGGGCGGACCTGGCTCGCGGTGCGCCGTCTCGCGCCCCGCATGACGATCGAAGACGAAAAGCTCGCGGCCAGCAACGAAGAACCATCCGCCGCATTGCGCCTGAGCCACGTTGCGCTTGCGCACCCGGGCAGCTCCATCCACGTCCTGAACGATGTCTCGCTGACCGTCGCCCCGGGCGAGCGAGTCGCGTTGATTGGCCCCAGTGGCGCAGGCAAGTCCACCTTGCTCTCCGCGCTCGCAGGAGAACTCACCCCGCAGTCGGGCAGCGTCAGCGCCCGGCCGACATGCCTCCTGACCCAGCGCACCGAACTCTTCCAGGACAGCCTGCGCGACAACCTCCGGCTCGCCAACCCCGAGGCCACCGACGAGCAACTCTGGTCCGCGCTGCACGCAGCGGGCCTCGAAGACGACATCCGTACCTTCAAGACAGGCCTCGATACCCGCCTCGGCGAAGGCGGCCTCGGCCTCTCCGGCGGTCAATCGCGCCGCCTCGCACTGGCCCGCCTGCTGCTGCGCCCCGTGCCGCTCTGGCTGCTCGACGAACCCACCGAAGCGCTCGACGCCGCAGTTGCGCACGACGTGCTGCAACGCCTCGCCCGACACGCCGACGGCCGCACGCTCGTGATCGCCACGCACCTGCGCCGCGAAGCCGCGCTCGCCGACCGCCTCGTGTGCATGCAGCAAGGCCGCATCGTCGACGACCTGCGCCGCGGCAGCGCCGCCTTCGACACCGCGCTGCGCACCCTGCGCCCCGATTGA
- a CDS encoding cytochrome ubiquinol oxidase subunit I has translation MDLDIVALSRLQFAVTALYHFLFVPLTLGLSILLAIMETVYVMTGRVIWRDMTKFWGVLFGINFAMGVATGVVMEFQFGMNWSYYSHYVGDIFGAPLAIEGLMAFFMEATFVGLFFFGWDKLSKVGHLVATWAVAIGSNFSALWILIANGWMQNPVGAAFNPQTMRMEVTDFLAVLTNPVAQAKFVHTVSAGYVCASVFVLGVSAWYVLKGRHLELAKRSMTVAASFGLASALSVAVLGDESGYLSGEHQKMKLAAIEAMWETQPAPAAFTVIGFPDQKSRETHYAIHIPGVMGLIGTRSLDTVMPGIDELVKRAEARIREGLKAYDALQKIREAGGTGKVTQGVRGDFEDNGINMGYALLLKRYVDDPRQATDEQIAKAAWDTVPQVAPLFWLFRVMVGIGMLLILLTGTFFVLSARRKLDKHRWLLKAAVFAIPLPWIAIESGWLVAEFGRQPWVIEGVLPTAVAVSNLGVKTLLLTLAGFIAIYTTLLVIEMKLMFKAIRKGPEAEHAPDEGDARSHVPPAHATAAIPTASSTTGSAA, from the coding sequence ATGGACCTCGACATCGTTGCGCTCTCGCGCCTGCAGTTCGCCGTCACGGCGCTGTATCACTTCCTCTTCGTGCCGCTCACGCTCGGCCTCTCGATCCTCTTGGCCATCATGGAGACGGTCTACGTGATGACGGGCCGCGTGATCTGGCGCGACATGACGAAATTCTGGGGCGTGCTCTTCGGCATCAACTTCGCGATGGGTGTCGCGACCGGCGTGGTGATGGAGTTCCAGTTCGGCATGAACTGGAGCTACTACAGCCACTACGTCGGCGACATCTTCGGCGCGCCGCTGGCCATCGAGGGGCTCATGGCCTTCTTCATGGAAGCGACCTTCGTGGGTCTGTTCTTCTTCGGCTGGGACAAGCTCTCCAAGGTCGGCCACCTTGTCGCCACCTGGGCCGTGGCCATCGGCTCCAACTTCTCGGCGCTGTGGATCCTCATTGCCAACGGCTGGATGCAGAACCCCGTGGGCGCGGCCTTCAACCCGCAGACGATGCGCATGGAGGTGACCGACTTCCTCGCGGTGCTCACCAACCCGGTGGCGCAGGCCAAGTTCGTGCACACGGTCTCGGCGGGCTATGTGTGCGCCTCGGTGTTCGTGCTCGGCGTGTCGGCCTGGTATGTGCTCAAGGGCCGTCACCTCGAACTGGCCAAGCGCTCGATGACCGTGGCCGCGTCCTTCGGACTGGCCTCCGCGCTGTCGGTGGCGGTGCTTGGAGACGAAAGCGGCTACCTCTCGGGCGAGCACCAGAAGATGAAGCTGGCCGCCATCGAGGCCATGTGGGAGACGCAGCCCGCACCCGCTGCCTTCACTGTGATCGGCTTTCCCGACCAGAAATCGCGCGAGACGCACTACGCCATCCACATCCCCGGCGTGATGGGCCTCATCGGCACGCGCTCGCTCGACACGGTGATGCCCGGCATCGACGAGCTCGTGAAGCGCGCCGAGGCCCGCATCCGCGAAGGCCTCAAGGCCTACGACGCCCTGCAGAAGATCCGCGAGGCCGGCGGCACCGGCAAGGTCACGCAGGGCGTGCGCGGCGACTTCGAGGACAACGGCATCAACATGGGCTATGCGCTGCTGCTCAAGCGCTATGTGGACGATCCACGCCAGGCCACCGACGAGCAGATCGCCAAGGCCGCGTGGGACACCGTGCCGCAGGTGGCGCCGCTCTTCTGGCTGTTCCGCGTGATGGTGGGCATCGGCATGCTGCTGATCCTTCTGACCGGCACCTTCTTCGTGCTGTCGGCGCGCCGCAAGCTCGACAAGCACCGTTGGCTGCTCAAGGCCGCGGTGTTCGCGATCCCGCTGCCGTGGATCGCCATCGAGTCCGGCTGGCTGGTGGCGGAGTTCGGTCGCCAGCCCTGGGTGATCGAGGGCGTGCTGCCCACGGCCGTGGCCGTGTCGAACCTCGGCGTGAAGACGCTCCTGCTCACGCTCGCGGGTTTCATCGCGATCTACACCACGCTGCTGGTCATCGAGATGAAGCTGATGTTCAAGGCGATCCGCAAGGGACCTGAAGCCGAGCACGCGCCCGACGAGGGCGATGCGCGCTCGCATGTTCCGCCGGCGCACGCCACTGCCGCCATTCCCACCGCTTCTTCCACCACCGGGAGCGCCGCATGA